The window AAGTCATGATCTCTTCGACTTTTTTCCCTCCGAATTTAATAATACCTTCCAGCATCGCTTTTTCTTCATGAGCATCGACCTTGGTCATTTCAAGCGCTTGAGAAAGTTCGTTCATCGAGATATTCAGATTCTTTTTTGCGACATGTTTATTTATCAGTTTTGTCGATTTTACCATAAAGTTCCCCAGCGGATAAAATACTTTTTCCAGAAATACCAAAGTGGAAACCGCATTTCGGGCCAGTTTAAGTGAATTATGAGTTGCGTATATTTTGGGCATTATTTCTCCAAAAAGTAGCAAAAGAAATGTTAGAATGACTGTTTGTATTAAGAAACCGATAATGGGTGCTTCTGTAAAATCGACGATGGAATTGATAAAGAAAGTGCATAGCATAACAACGGCAACGTTTACCAGATTATTAGCAATAAGTATCGTCGCAAGCAGATATTCCGATTTCTTGAGTTGTTTTTTTATTACAGTGTCTTTGGGGTGTCCATTTTCTTCTATTTCTGATAAATCTTGAGGAGAAAGCGAGAAAAATGCAATTTCAGAAGCCGAAACGAAACCTGAAAAGCCTAAACATATTAGGGCCAATATAAGTGCAACGATTGCGCTTGTTGTTACAGGCAAAAATTCGATAGTTGAGAAAAGTAACGGTAAAGGATAACTGTCAGGGTCCAAAATATATATATTAGTTAAACAATAAGGTATTACATCGGTAAGATGAAGATACCTGTTCTCTGTAAAATACTCAGTTTTTGTCTGTAAGAAAAACTATGCTATACAGAGCAAATTGCGAATGCAAAATTATAATATAAAATTAAAACGGCAAATCATCAGATGAATTATTTCCACCGAAAGGATTATTCTCAGGCTGAGTTTGTTGCGGTTGCATCTGATGTGTAGGATTTACCGTCGGAGTTGCCGTCATATCGCTTTTACGCCCAAGAAGTTCCATATTATCAGCATAAATTTCGGTTGTATATCTGCGTACGCCACTTTTATCATCCCATGAACGAGTTCTTATTTTTCCTTCGATATAAAGAGGAGATCCTTTGCGTACGTATTTTTCTGCAATTTCTGCTAATCCACGCCATAGTACGATATTGTGCCATTCTGTACGGTCGGGTATCTGAGCACCCGATGCGGTTGTATAACCTCTTTCGGTTGTGGCTAATGTAAAAGAGGCTACACATACATTATTATCGAGATAACGTATATCGGGGTCTTTTCCGACATTTCCGATAAGGATCACTTTGTTAACTGACATGGTAATTTTTATTGGTTATTTTTCAAATTTACGAGATTTTTCTGAAGCCCGTATATTATTGATAATAATTAACAGGCGATATTTTGTGTTTATTTGTTATTTTGCAGCTTTCAATCCTTTTATAACAGCTGTGGTAAATCCGGCTTCTTCCATTTCATTTAATCCTTTTATAGTGATACCGCCCGGTGTTGTGACTTTATCGATTTCGGCTTCGGGGTGTGTTTTGTTTTGCAATAATAAACCGGCAGCCCCTTTTACAGTTTGAGCCACAATTTCTCGAGCTTGTTCTGCATAAAGTCCCAACTCTATGCCTCCTTCCATCGCTGCTCGAATATAGCGTAATGCAAATGCGGTACCGCAGGAACAAAGGGCGGTTGCTGCCGTCATAAGTCTTTCTTCGATAAGTACCGATTTCCCTAGTTCATTGAAAATGTCAATTATAAGTTTATCTTGTTCTTCAGTAGTATTGAATGCTGCAATAGCCGTCATACTTTCTCTAATGGAGATAGCCGTATTCGGGATAACACGGTACAAAGACGGAGTTGTATTTTTATCTTTAAAAAGGTCTGTAAGGTGTGAAAAAGGAACTCCAGCTACGATAGAAACGATAATTTGTTTACGGATATCTATTACTGGCTTCAATTCTCCGGCAATATGGTCGATCAGCCATGGTTTCACAGCTATCATAATAATATCGGCATCTTTTATGGCTTGTCGATTATCGGTTGTCGTATGTATTGCCGGATTGAATTCTTTCATTATATCTAATGACTTGGAAGTTGCGGCGGTTACAGTAATATTTTCTGCCTTTATCATATTGCCGTAAGTTAAGCCTCGTGCAATAGCGCCACCCATATTACCGGCTCCTATTATCGTTATTTTCATATTATTTTGTTTTATCGGTTTCAGTTGCAATCGAATTTGAAAATTTGTGTTTCTTCATCGGATTTTATTTACTACTGATACCGTTATAATTTGTTTTAATTTAAATGTTCCATCAATTATTTTCTCAAAGATAAGATTTTTTTAAGTGTCACAAAGAGATAGAATTATAAAAAATACGGCAAAAAGAGAATCCTTTTGCCGTATTCACGATTATGAAAAAGAACTATCCGTTTAGTACCTTTTTAAGTTTGCCGATAAATATGTCGGCTTGTTCTTTGCTTAGGCATAACGGTGGAAGAAGTCTTATCACGTTTGTTCCCGATACACCAGTAAAAACTTTTTCTTCGAATAATAATTTTTGTCGTAGTTCTTTTACAGGACAATCGAATTCGAGACCTATCATAAGCCCGAGTCCGCGTACTTCTTTAATAGCCGGTATTTTTTTCAATTCTTTTATCAGATATTCACCGACTTTTGCCGCATTATCTACTAACTTTTCGCTTTCCATGATTTCGAGAACAGCAATAGCTGCAGAACAACCCAAGTGGTTTCCTCCAAAAGTCGTTCCAAGCATTCCGTAAACGGGAGAAAATATGGGGCTTATTAATACCCCGCCTATGGGAAAACCGTTACCCATTCCTTTTGCGATCGTGATGATGTCGGGGCGTATACCGCTGTATTGGTGAGCAAAGAATTTCCCGCTACGACCATATCCCGATTGTATCTCATCGAGAATAAGAATTACACCGTTTTGTGTGCATAATCCTCGTAATTGTCGCATAAAATCTACATCGGGAACTTGTATTCCTCCAATTCCCTGTATACCTTCGATGATTACTGCACATACATCTCCTCGTGATATTTCTTTTTGTACGGCGGTTATATCATTCAGCGATAGATAACTGACTTCAAACGTGCTATTGATAGGAGCTATAATCTTAGGATTATCGGTTACGTTTACAGCAGCCGACGTGCGTCCGTGAAACGATTTTTTAAAAGCAATCACTTTTTTCTTTCCGGTGTGGAAAGAGGCCAGTTTCAGTGCATTTTCGTTTGCTTCGGCTCCCGAATTGATAAGAAATAACGAGTAGTCTTCATACCCCGATTGTTTACCCAGCATTTCTGCCAATTGAGTTTGCAAAGAGTTTATGACCGAATTAGAGTAAAAGATTAATTTGGCAGCCTGTTCGGTAATTTTTTGTGTATAATAGGGGTGTGTATGTCCCACCGAGATAACGGCGTGCCCTCCGTATAAATCGAGGTATTCGTTTCCTTTGGTATCGTAAGTATAACATCCTTTTCCTTTTACGATTTCGATATCGAAAAGAGGATAAACATCGAATAGTTTCATTTTAAATGATATGCTTAAAGTTATATTCGGCTGATCGAAGCCGGATGAATTTTAAAATCAGAATGCCGAAGGTTTTAGTTTTAAACCTACCGTTTCTTCGAGCCCGAATAGCAGATTCATATTATGTACGGCTTGCCCCGAAGCACCTTTCAACAGGTTGTCGATTATTGAAACAATCAGTAATTTGTCATCGTGTTTTTCGAGATAAAGCAGGCATTTATTTGTATTCACTACTTGCTTCAGATCGGGATTTTTATCGACAACGAATGTAAAAGAATGATCGTCGTAATAATCGTTGTAAATGCGTTTTATTTCGTCCAGATCTGTATTGCAAGTTAGATATAATGTAGCGAAAATACCTCTTGAGAAATTGCCGCGCACAGGGATGAAATCGATATCGCTTTTAAAGCTGTTTTGTAATTGTGACAAACTTTGGCGTATTTCTTCCAAATGTTGATGGGTAAACGGTTTGTATATAGAAATATTATCGTTACGCCAACTAAAATGCGAGGTAGCACCCGGCTTTTGCCCTGCTCCAGTAGATCCGGTGATGGCATTTACATGTATCGTATTGTTGAGCATCAGATTTTTTGCCAAAGGTAGCAATGCCAATTGTATTGCTGTGGCAAAACACCCAGGATTGGCTATGCGTTTGCATCGTATAATGCGTTTACGGTTCAACTCGGGAAGACCGTAAACGAACTCATGTTCGGGTGATTCGATTCTGTAATCGGTAGATAGGTCGATAATTTTCAAGTCTTCGGGAATCGTATGCGATTCGACAAATTTCTTCGTATCGCCATGTGCTGTACAAAAGAAAAGTACATCGATTTGGTCGAAGGGTAGTTCGTCAGTAAAAGTTAGATCGGTTTCTCCATATAACCCAGTATGTATGTCGGTAATTTTATTACCGGCATTACTGTTACTGTTAACGAAAACGATTTCTACATCGGGATGATTTATCAGTAATCTGATGAGTTCCCCGGCCGTATATCCGGCTCCTCCGACAATTCCAGCTCGTATCATTCTGATAATAATATTTAAGTTTGAAATTTACAGACTATTGTCTGTTCGTACAAAGATAAGATTAAAAATGCGGGCGACAAATTACGGTTTTCGTCGCCCGCAAATTCATCTTCTTCGTTTCACGAATTTTATTTTTTATTTTTGTTTTGTACCGAATGATAAATTTTCATCTGGTTCCCCAATATTTTAGTAAATCCTTTTACGTCGTCTGCCGACCAGGCTTTATTTACTTCGCCATATTCTCCGAAATCTGATTTCATAAGGTCGAAATCACTTTCGATGCCGACAAGTATGTAGTGATAAGGTTTGAGGTCGATTATTACACGCCCTGTAACATTTCGTTGCGAACTTTGAAGGAATGCCTCCATGTCGCGCATAACCGGTTCGAGATATTGCGCTTCGTGCATAAACATACCATACCAGGTACCTATCTGGTCTTTCCAGTATTGCTGCCATTTGGTAAGCGTATGTTTCTCGAGCATTTTATGCGCGTTAATAATAATCATGGGAGCAGCAGCTTCGAATCCTACACGGCCTTTGATTCCGATAATCGTATCGCCGATGTGCATGTCGCGTCCAATAGCGAATTTCGATGCGATTTCTTCGATTTTCTGTATTGCGGCTACTTTATCATCGTATTTTTTGCCGTTGATTGCAGCGATTTCTCCTGCTTCGAAATCGATGGTAAGGGTTTCTTCTTCTTTAGCCGTCATCTGAGAAGGATAGGCCGATTCGGGCAAAGTTTCGTTACTTTTCAGTGTTTCCTTTCCTCCGATACTGGTACCCCATAATCCTTTATTGATGGAATATTCCATTTTTTTGAAATCGGCTTCATATCCGTGTTTTTTCAGATAATCGATTTCGTATTCTCGGGTGAGTGTCATGTCCCGGGTTGGCGTAAGTATTTTTATTTCGGGGGCCAGTATCTGGAACGTAAGATCGAAACGTACTTGATCGTTTCCGGCTCCTGTACTTCCATGGGCTATATAATCGGCGCCTATTTCTTTGGCGTAGTTGATGGTAGCGATAGCTTGAAAGATACGTTCTGAGCTTACCGAAATGGGATAAGTTCCGTTACGCAATACGTTTCCGAATATCATGTATTTGATACTTTTGTTATAATATTCCTGAGTAATATCGAGGGTTACGTGTTTTTTTGCCCCTAACTTGTATGCTTTTTCTTCGATTGCTTTTAGTTCTCTATCATTAAAACCACCGGTATTGGCGATTGCCGTATATAGTTCGTATCCACAATCTTCGGTAAGATATTTGGCACAGAAAGAGGTATCGAGACCTCCGCTGAAGGCTAAAACTACTTTTTCTTTTTTCATAATCACATTCTCTTTTATCCGGTTAATAATTTATTTTTTTTCAGATTCGTCTTTTGCATGGGGGTCGAAAAGCATCCCGGTGCAAAGACACATACGACGATTAGTACGTTGCAGTATATCGTAGTTAACACAACTCTGACATCCTTTCCAGAAGGCTTCATCGTCGGTCAGTTCCGAGAAAGTTACAGGTCTGTATCCCAATTCCGAGTTGATTTTCATTACAGCGAGTCCAGTAGTTAAGCCGAATATTTTAGCATCGGGAAAGCGTTCTCGTGATAATTCGAAAGCACGTCGTTTTATGCGTTTTGCCAGACCATGTCCTCGATAAGATTCTACTACGATAAGTCCGGAGTTTGCAACGAATTTTTTATTACTCCAACTTTCGATATAACAGAATCCTGCAAATTTGTCACCGTCTAAAGCGATGATAGCTTTGCCTTCGAGCATTTTCTGTTTTACGTATTCGGGCGAACGCTTGGCGATACCCGTGCCCCTTACTTTAGCTGCTTTCTCGATTGTATCGAGAATTGTATCTACGTAAGGCAAGTGCTTTTCGCTTGCTACAATTACTTCAATTGTATCTTCCATTTTCTTTGTTTAATAACTATAATATAATCCGGTATCGGCCGGTTGTGAATATCTGTAAATCGTTTTTTATTGTATGTTGGGGATGATATCGGTTAGTGAGGCGAGAATGTCTTCTTGCCGGATCCCCTCCCGTAAGATGAGCAATATG of the Coprobacter tertius genome contains:
- a CDS encoding GNAT family N-acetyltransferase, which translates into the protein MEDTIEVIVASEKHLPYVDTILDTIEKAAKVRGTGIAKRSPEYVKQKMLEGKAIIALDGDKFAGFCYIESWSNKKFVANSGLIVVESYRGHGLAKRIKRRAFELSRERFPDAKIFGLTTGLAVMKINSELGYRPVTFSELTDDEAFWKGCQSCVNYDILQRTNRRMCLCTGMLFDPHAKDESEKK
- the gldE gene encoding gliding motility-associated protein GldE — its product is MDPDSYPLPLLFSTIEFLPVTTSAIVALILALICLGFSGFVSASEIAFFSLSPQDLSEIEENGHPKDTVIKKQLKKSEYLLATILIANNLVNVAVVMLCTFFINSIVDFTEAPIIGFLIQTVILTFLLLLFGEIMPKIYATHNSLKLARNAVSTLVFLEKVFYPLGNFMVKSTKLINKHVAKKNLNISMNELSQALEMTKVDAHEEKAMLEGIIKFGGKKVEEIMTSRIDMTDIDIRTDFTTLINLIIENGYSRLPVYDGNEDNIKGIIYIKDLLPYINRDKSFRWQNLMRTPYFVPETKMIDDLLEEFRTKKIHMAIVVDEFGGTSGIVTMEDILEEIVGEISDEYDEEERHYVKIDNDTYIFEGKTQLNDFFKITGVDENDFDKISEEAETIAGLILEIKQDFPCAKEKIVYGKYTFVILEMDKHRIVKVKIKIDHSEESDQKQSS
- the argC gene encoding N-acetyl-gamma-glutamyl-phosphate reductase translates to MIRAGIVGGAGYTAGELIRLLINHPDVEIVFVNSNSNAGNKITDIHTGLYGETDLTFTDELPFDQIDVLFFCTAHGDTKKFVESHTIPEDLKIIDLSTDYRIESPEHEFVYGLPELNRKRIIRCKRIANPGCFATAIQLALLPLAKNLMLNNTIHVNAITGSTGAGQKPGATSHFSWRNDNISIYKPFTHQHLEEIRQSLSQLQNSFKSDIDFIPVRGNFSRGIFATLYLTCNTDLDEIKRIYNDYYDDHSFTFVVDKNPDLKQVVNTNKCLLYLEKHDDKLLIVSIIDNLLKGASGQAVHNMNLLFGLEETVGLKLKPSAF
- a CDS encoding argininosuccinate synthase, whose protein sequence is MKKEKVVLAFSGGLDTSFCAKYLTEDCGYELYTAIANTGGFNDRELKAIEEKAYKLGAKKHVTLDITQEYYNKSIKYMIFGNVLRNGTYPISVSSERIFQAIATINYAKEIGADYIAHGSTGAGNDQVRFDLTFQILAPEIKILTPTRDMTLTREYEIDYLKKHGYEADFKKMEYSINKGLWGTSIGGKETLKSNETLPESAYPSQMTAKEEETLTIDFEAGEIAAINGKKYDDKVAAIQKIEEIASKFAIGRDMHIGDTIIGIKGRVGFEAAAPMIIINAHKMLEKHTLTKWQQYWKDQIGTWYGMFMHEAQYLEPVMRDMEAFLQSSQRNVTGRVIIDLKPYHYILVGIESDFDLMKSDFGEYGEVNKAWSADDVKGFTKILGNQMKIYHSVQNKNKK
- a CDS encoding single-stranded DNA-binding protein; protein product: MSVNKVILIGNVGKDPDIRYLDNNVCVASFTLATTERGYTTASGAQIPDRTEWHNIVLWRGLAEIAEKYVRKGSPLYIEGKIRTRSWDDKSGVRRYTTEIYADNMELLGRKSDMTATPTVNPTHQMQPQQTQPENNPFGGNNSSDDLPF
- a CDS encoding aspartate aminotransferase family protein, yielding MKLFDVYPLFDIEIVKGKGCYTYDTKGNEYLDLYGGHAVISVGHTHPYYTQKITEQAAKLIFYSNSVINSLQTQLAEMLGKQSGYEDYSLFLINSGAEANENALKLASFHTGKKKVIAFKKSFHGRTSAAVNVTDNPKIIAPINSTFEVSYLSLNDITAVQKEISRGDVCAVIIEGIQGIGGIQVPDVDFMRQLRGLCTQNGVILILDEIQSGYGRSGKFFAHQYSGIRPDIITIAKGMGNGFPIGGVLISPIFSPVYGMLGTTFGGNHLGCSAAIAVLEIMESEKLVDNAAKVGEYLIKELKKIPAIKEVRGLGLMIGLEFDCPVKELRQKLLFEEKVFTGVSGTNVIRLLPPLCLSKEQADIFIGKLKKVLNG
- the proC gene encoding pyrroline-5-carboxylate reductase, with the protein product MKITIIGAGNMGGAIARGLTYGNMIKAENITVTAATSKSLDIMKEFNPAIHTTTDNRQAIKDADIIMIAVKPWLIDHIAGELKPVIDIRKQIIVSIVAGVPFSHLTDLFKDKNTTPSLYRVIPNTAISIRESMTAIAAFNTTEEQDKLIIDIFNELGKSVLIEERLMTAATALCSCGTAFALRYIRAAMEGGIELGLYAEQAREIVAQTVKGAAGLLLQNKTHPEAEIDKVTTPGGITIKGLNEMEEAGFTTAVIKGLKAAK